Proteins co-encoded in one Acinetobacter lwoffii genomic window:
- a CDS encoding OsmC family protein — MQTSVHWLENVAFKAKTQSGHTIIMDGSAEYGGENRGPRPMELLLTGLGGCASFDIVTILKKARQDITDVRCELKAERADTIPAVFTKIHLHFVVTGKAIKEKQVAKAVELSAEKYCSASKMLSDGGVEITHDYEIIEAE, encoded by the coding sequence ATGCAAACAAGCGTTCATTGGTTAGAGAATGTTGCTTTTAAAGCAAAAACTCAAAGTGGTCATACTATTATCATGGATGGTTCAGCTGAATACGGTGGTGAAAACCGTGGTCCTCGTCCAATGGAGCTACTTTTAACTGGTCTGGGCGGCTGTGCGTCTTTTGATATTGTTACCATTTTAAAGAAGGCTCGTCAGGATATTACCGATGTACGCTGCGAATTAAAGGCTGAACGTGCAGATACAATTCCGGCAGTATTCACGAAAATTCACTTGCATTTTGTAGTGACCGGCAAAGCGATTAAAGAGAAACAGGTCGCAAAAGCCGTAGAACTTTCTGCTGAAAAATATTGCTCTGCCAGCAAAATGCTGTCTGATGGCGGTGTTGAAATCACCCATGATTATGAAATAATCGAAGCAGAATAA
- a CDS encoding metallophosphoesterase: MKYSFIQQAFTGPVDIVGDIHGEIAALEQLIQVLGYDRNGHHPEQRKLIFVGDLCDRGQDSVAVIKRVKQLVDEGYAQCVMGNHELNLLTDTLREGNGWFFGSPHQDDLKPFDSIQASIKDRQWILDFLNSLPLALESEQLRVVHACWHQGSIDQLRNSGFTSLGEAYADFVQHTALDLQALGINEFIQIEQQRYQHQFKDPAATLPLLQHLAEKELREQMHNPIRVITSGAEKIALEPIYAGGRWRMIDRVPWWDSYTDQIPVITGHYWRNFKSTEEKTGLLKSIDALQWYGQQQNVFCVDYSVGKRYLDRQQGVAFRHRLGALRFPENILSFEDGNQYSVQRF, encoded by the coding sequence ATGAAGTACTCATTTATACAGCAGGCTTTCACTGGTCCCGTGGATATCGTAGGGGATATTCATGGTGAGATTGCCGCGCTGGAACAACTGATCCAGGTATTAGGTTATGACCGGAATGGTCATCATCCAGAACAGCGCAAACTAATTTTTGTCGGTGATCTATGTGACCGGGGGCAAGACAGTGTTGCGGTGATCAAACGCGTCAAACAGCTGGTAGATGAAGGCTATGCACAATGTGTGATGGGTAATCATGAATTGAACCTATTGACCGATACTTTGCGGGAAGGCAATGGCTGGTTTTTTGGTTCACCGCATCAGGATGATCTGAAACCTTTTGATTCGATCCAAGCCTCAATCAAAGATCGACAATGGATTCTGGATTTTTTAAATAGCTTACCGTTGGCCTTGGAGTCGGAGCAGCTGCGTGTTGTGCATGCCTGTTGGCATCAAGGATCAATTGATCAATTACGCAATTCTGGTTTTACTTCGCTTGGCGAAGCCTATGCTGATTTCGTTCAACATACAGCGCTGGATCTGCAAGCCTTAGGTATTAATGAATTCATCCAGATAGAGCAGCAACGCTACCAACACCAGTTCAAAGACCCGGCTGCAACTTTACCTTTATTGCAACATCTCGCAGAAAAAGAGCTACGTGAGCAAATGCACAATCCGATTCGGGTCATTACTTCTGGTGCGGAAAAAATCGCCTTAGAACCGATTTATGCCGGTGGAAGGTGGCGGATGATCGACCGCGTGCCATGGTGGGACAGCTATACCGACCAAATTCCAGTCATTACTGGACATTATTGGCGGAACTTTAAATCTACTGAAGAAAAAACCGGTTTACTCAAATCGATCGATGCACTGCAATGGTATGGACAGCAACAAAACGTATTTTGTGTGGATTATTCAGTGGGTAAACGCTATCTCGATCGTCAACAGGGTGTCGCGTTCAGACATCGACTCGGCGCCTTAAGATTTCCAGAAAATATCTTGAGCTTTGAAGATGGCAATCAGTATTCAGTTCAGCGGTTCTGA